In one window of Leifsonia sp. NPDC080035 DNA:
- a CDS encoding TetR/AcrR family transcriptional regulator yields MPKVIDHDQRRSDIIDVTWGLIVKGGLEAATMREIAAEAGFANGALKHYFPGKDEIIQGTYERALGMVSSSVDQSVDGKTGLDALRAILYATAPLTPESITAGRVLMSFWERALSNEELHESYRKHLVAWRSGLATYIAQARAAGEIVTDTPDEQLVDEIVVVNAGANIMSLLAPDLSTPELLTAQLDAFFDRITRR; encoded by the coding sequence ATGCCCAAGGTGATCGACCACGACCAGCGGCGCTCGGACATCATCGACGTGACGTGGGGTCTGATCGTGAAGGGCGGTCTCGAGGCCGCGACGATGCGCGAGATCGCCGCGGAGGCGGGCTTCGCCAACGGCGCACTCAAGCACTACTTCCCCGGCAAGGACGAGATCATCCAGGGCACGTACGAGCGCGCGCTCGGCATGGTGAGCTCGAGCGTCGACCAGTCCGTCGACGGCAAGACGGGACTCGACGCGCTGCGCGCCATCCTGTACGCGACCGCGCCCCTGACCCCGGAGTCGATCACGGCCGGCCGCGTGCTGATGAGCTTCTGGGAGCGCGCGCTCTCGAACGAGGAGCTGCACGAGTCGTACCGGAAGCACCTGGTCGCGTGGCGTTCGGGACTCGCCACCTACATCGCGCAGGCCCGCGCGGCGGGTGAGATCGTCACGGACACCCCGGACGAGCAGCTGGTGGACGAGATCGTCGTCGTGAACGCCGGGGCCAACATCATGTCCCTGCTCGCGCCCGACCTCTCCACGCCCGAGCTGCTGACGGCCCAGCTCGACGCCTTCTTCGACCGCATCACGCGCCGCTAG
- a CDS encoding amidohydrolase, which yields MGGAADLIVTGRIYTVDRNRPWAEAMAVQGGRILAVGTVDSLAAFRGPDTESIDLGDAFVMPGLVDVHNHHSHAGRAELYELTFSNTASLDEVLEAVRAYADTRAAGEWIIGSSWGTGLLDELSHASARRALDEAAGGRPVLLTDDSHHNRWASSRALELAGIDASTPDPDRGVIVRDTETGEPSGVLLEAAGLLVEEVAGPAVALSAEQQQKSSLRAIEIVHSYGITAFQDAAISLDQMRALKALDDRGELDAWVVSSMTVNDQIFGYAELGDALIQHREELTGEHHRPDFIKIFLDGTPPAHSGAFLEPYLPAEGYGPHFHGETTMPADELLGWLRRTAAQGISAKIHCSGDAAVRMVLDAVQAVRADGHTEPLYQVAHGQFIAEEDLPRFAQLGVAADISPFLWFPGVIADALSTVRPAEEVAGLQPNRSLIDSGALVAGGSDWPVSETPNAWEGIQGLVTRADPSGQRPGVLGPEQAITLPEAIEVFTINGATAMGLGSVTGSLAPGKSADFVVLDRDPFDIPVTELVSLRADRTYFAGRPVYSRG from the coding sequence GTGGGCGGCGCGGCCGACCTGATCGTCACCGGGCGCATCTACACCGTCGACCGGAATCGGCCCTGGGCCGAGGCCATGGCGGTGCAGGGCGGTCGCATCCTCGCCGTCGGGACCGTCGACAGCCTCGCCGCCTTCCGCGGTCCCGACACCGAGAGCATCGACCTCGGCGACGCGTTCGTCATGCCGGGACTTGTGGACGTGCACAACCACCATTCGCACGCCGGCCGCGCCGAGCTGTACGAGCTCACCTTCTCGAACACCGCCTCGCTCGACGAGGTGCTCGAGGCGGTGCGCGCCTATGCCGACACCCGCGCCGCCGGCGAGTGGATCATCGGCAGCAGCTGGGGCACCGGCCTGCTCGACGAGCTGAGCCACGCGTCCGCGCGCCGGGCGCTGGATGAGGCGGCGGGCGGCCGCCCCGTGCTGCTGACCGACGACAGCCACCACAACCGCTGGGCGTCGAGCCGCGCGCTCGAGCTCGCGGGGATCGACGCTTCGACTCCCGACCCCGACCGCGGCGTCATCGTGCGCGACACGGAGACCGGCGAGCCGAGCGGCGTGCTGCTCGAGGCCGCCGGGCTCCTCGTCGAGGAGGTGGCGGGGCCGGCCGTCGCACTGAGCGCAGAGCAGCAGCAGAAGTCGTCGCTGAGGGCGATCGAGATCGTGCACTCGTACGGGATCACCGCGTTCCAGGACGCCGCCATCTCGCTCGACCAGATGCGCGCGCTCAAGGCGCTCGACGACCGGGGCGAGTTGGATGCGTGGGTCGTGTCCTCGATGACCGTCAACGACCAGATCTTCGGGTACGCGGAGCTGGGCGACGCGCTCATCCAGCACCGCGAGGAGCTGACCGGCGAGCACCACCGTCCCGACTTCATCAAGATCTTCCTGGACGGCACTCCCCCGGCGCACTCGGGCGCGTTCCTCGAGCCGTATCTGCCCGCGGAGGGCTACGGCCCGCACTTCCACGGTGAGACGACGATGCCGGCCGACGAGCTGCTCGGCTGGCTTCGGCGCACCGCCGCGCAGGGCATCTCCGCGAAGATCCACTGCTCCGGCGACGCTGCCGTGCGCATGGTGCTGGATGCGGTGCAGGCCGTGCGGGCAGACGGCCACACCGAGCCGCTCTACCAGGTGGCGCACGGCCAGTTCATCGCGGAGGAGGACCTGCCGCGGTTCGCGCAGCTGGGGGTGGCGGCGGACATCTCGCCGTTCCTGTGGTTCCCGGGTGTGATCGCCGACGCGCTGAGCACCGTGCGACCGGCGGAGGAGGTGGCCGGTCTGCAGCCGAACCGGTCGCTGATCGACTCCGGGGCGCTGGTCGCCGGCGGCTCGGACTGGCCGGTGAGCGAGACGCCGAACGCGTGGGAGGGCATCCAGGGCCTCGTCACCCGCGCCGACCCGAGCGGGCAGCGGCCCGGGGTGCTCGGCCCGGAGCAGGCGATCACGCTTCCGGAGGCGATCGAGGTCTTCACGATCAACGGGGCGACGGCGATGGGCCTCGGCTCGGTGACCGGTTCGCTTGCGCCTGGCAAGTCGGCGGACTTCGTGGTGCTGGACCGCGACCCGTTCGACATCCCCGTCACCGAGCTGGTGTCGCTGCGGGCAGACCGGACGTACTTCGCCGGCCGGCCGGTGTACTCCCGCGGGTGA
- a CDS encoding MBL fold metallo-hydrolase — MAAIDTVAPGVHRVHVPMPGGGLPFSNAYLLDDADGAVHVVDPGSPTDDARDALRSALRGARVASIVVTHLHADHAGAAAALRAETDAPVLLHEREAAALRMLADGIPAPDLDAWGVPAERRPELLAVAVVPAGPAPVTPDRTVADGELLAVPGRRVRALWTPGHTPGHLCLHVEDAGLLLTGDHVLPTVNSGLGLGGPTADDPIADYLAALDRVAALDDGTLLALPGHEDPFTGVGERCFALAEHHRRRTREVAAHPGGTVWETAATLTWTGGWDALSGFTLLSALRQTAQHRAYLAI, encoded by the coding sequence ATGGCCGCCATCGACACCGTAGCCCCCGGCGTGCACCGCGTGCACGTCCCGATGCCCGGCGGCGGCCTCCCGTTCAGCAACGCCTACCTGCTCGACGACGCGGACGGCGCCGTGCACGTCGTCGACCCCGGCTCGCCGACCGACGACGCGCGGGATGCGCTCCGCAGCGCCCTGCGCGGCGCGCGCGTCGCCTCCATCGTCGTCACGCACCTGCACGCAGACCACGCGGGCGCCGCCGCCGCGTTGCGCGCCGAGACGGACGCGCCCGTCCTGCTGCACGAGCGCGAGGCCGCGGCGCTGCGGATGCTCGCCGACGGCATCCCCGCGCCCGACCTGGACGCCTGGGGCGTGCCCGCCGAGCGCCGGCCGGAACTGCTGGCGGTGGCCGTCGTTCCGGCGGGCCCCGCTCCCGTCACTCCCGATCGCACCGTGGCGGACGGCGAGCTGCTGGCCGTGCCCGGCCGCCGGGTGCGCGCGCTCTGGACGCCCGGCCACACCCCGGGACACCTGTGCCTGCACGTCGAGGATGCCGGGCTGCTGCTCACCGGCGACCACGTCCTCCCGACCGTGAACTCCGGCCTCGGCCTCGGCGGCCCGACCGCCGACGACCCGATCGCCGACTACCTCGCCGCGCTCGACCGCGTGGCCGCGCTCGACGACGGGACGCTCCTCGCCCTGCCCGGCCACGAGGACCCGTTCACCGGGGTGGGCGAGCGCTGCTTCGCCCTCGCCGAACACCATCGTCGCCGGACGCGGGAGGTCGCCGCGCATCCCGGCGGCACTGTGTGGGAGACGGCGGCGACGCTCACCTGGACCGGCGGCTGGGACGCCCTCTCCGGCTTCACGCTGCTCTCAGCCCTGCGCCAGACCGCCCAGCACCGCGCGTACCTCGCGATCTAG